GACGCCTCAAGTGAAATGTCATGACGCTCAACTTAAGATCTTGGACGTTAGCTTAATAGCCTAGTTCCAACTTCACTTCTTAACTAGGCTACTAAGGGATAAGAACATGTTCCAAATGTACATATTACATGGGTGCTTTACAATAACacttaaaacaaaagttaattaagGCCTTCAAATGCCTAGTGTAGcttcttcaactttaaatGCCCGACTAACATCTCATTGCATAGCAACTTTCCTTACTCTTCTTAGTTTGGTCTTAACGCTTGGTAACCTGGGGAAGGAAAACTTAACACATAAGCCAAATACCTGGTGAGTGATGAtttcataaattctttttGGGACATACAATGCATAAATTCATTCTCATAGAACAGACTTGAACGCctcatttataaaacataattcaCACATTAGCCTTTCATATATTCCTTTCACTAAGAACATGAACCACCCACGCATAGACTATTGTGATGACCTTTTCACTAACAAGCTCCTTTGAAGAGTTTCTTGGTTCATTTCTCGTTGCTTAGGCTTAGCATGCTAACTCTATATGCTCAATTTACGCATTGGCTAGCTTCATATCACCATATTGTCCTTTTTCACATGGTTGCCTAAACTTCGCTAATGTACACATAATAGTTAGCTCATGATAAAAATAAGACTAATGGTTTACTTACAATACAACATACAATCATTTAACATGAAACTTTAGCTTGAAACAAGACATAAAAGCtttcttacaaatattaacatgaaatacaacattaaaaaacattaagaaCTTTCGAGAAAGCTTTAAAATCTTTAGGCGACTTTGAAAAATCACTCACTACCCTAAgttccattctttttttctgaaCGCCTAACTCAACCTTCTTCTCGCTTAATAGCTTCTCAACAACACAACACTTAACTCTTTATTTAagcaaaatctcaaaataaccTCCTTCTTTTTTGTCATCTTCTCTTATTTATACTACTCCTAAATTGGATTATTCACTCTTTAAGCTCCCTTAATTCACCAACTCTTACTTGAAGTGCTACACGCGTCGGTTTAATATTTCTCATGACCATAGTTAAGCTTAAGCTTGAGACGTAGCCCATCAATTAAGCTCAATTAGGAAATTTCCTTGAAAATTCCTCTCTCTCCTAGCTTGGCTTCATGTATCGAcccaaaattttaactaagCTAAGGTCATTTGTCACACCTCCTCCCAGATCACTTGATTATGATCTGAAAGGTGGCGTGATGTCAACTGAAATCATTCACctttgaaacaattaaaactgACCTTCaacttgaaaacataaaacatttgCAAGCGGAAGACTTTAAGCTTAGAAATAACTTAAAACTGTAGTGTAACCCAATTAGAAATGACCTTTATAATTACCAAGTAAATTATATAACACGTGgacatataaattttaataaatcattttctttcattattgaAAACTGATTTGGTTTGGTAGCAGTAAGTTTAACACATTTCATTATTGAGAGCCCTTCTCGCTGCCTTTGATTggcataacttttttttctttctttatttttgatGGTTCCCATCCTCTGGTTGATGTCTACTTTCTATTTTCGAATAACGTACTGGATAACCTCCCTACGTGTCTACTTTATGTCTTTCCTTATCTTATTCACAATCTGTACctagaaagaggaaaaacacATTTTGAAAGAGTATGTCAAAGACTTAGTGAGCAACTATGAGACTTGTTTCTGATTTCAGTATAAGAAGAATAATCTAGCTAACTGTTTTGAAAATTGCGTTCTAGATAAGAGGACGCGTGTTAAAATAATACTTCGCAATAAGAAGTTGACGTTTGAAACAATCCGTGGAAAtgattaaatgataaaatcttATATGGTTAAGTATAAGTTTTGCAATTAAGAAGTAATTAGTCAGTGaggaagttttgaaaaaaagaggatTTGCGGTAGAACCTATAAATCTAAAACATTCACAAGAGAAAGAATCTTTCTGAGAAAGTTGGGTAGTCTACAAGAAGGGTTACACGTTAAGACCTATGAAAGTTATGTTAAGTGGTTGAAGTTATTCGCAAAATGGTTAGGCGAGAAAGtgtcaaatctgatttgaaAGGGGTTAACGTGTAAGATTACGAATTTAAGCATGATTAAGATAAATCTTGATTTTACACGTGTAAAGTTTTAAGCAAGAGCTGGCAATTGAACAAGGAATTGAGAATGACTAATCCAGGTTAAAGAATAGTATAAATACATTGTGAGTATTTATATGGGTTTGGAACATTAAGTAAGGGGgagttttggaaaattttgaagggTTAAAGTGCTGCCATTTTGGTTTCGAGAGAAGGCTAAGTATTTGTGAGTATTTCTTTCCAAGTGATCTTTTCTCttaaagtatttatatgattttaaacttgtttttaaatgtttaaagcatgattatgattattgcaatttaaatgattataaaatgGTTTCCAAACCATTAGTTGCTTCATTTGAATGAGCTAACTATTTTGTGCACATAAGGTTAAAGACAGCCACGTAGAAAAGGTCTGCATGGTAGAGTGAAGCCGACCAAtgtagaaattaaaatgactGTATTGTGTTAGATGGTTTAAGCAACAAAGACGAATATGTATGTTCTCGGATGTTGTTGAAACAATAGTCTAAATGCGAGATAATGAGACCAAGCGTAGAGAACGATTCAGGATCCTTGGCGAAAGGAATGATTGtgactaatgtgtgtttattttACGAAATGATTaatgaaaaggtattgcgaaaaggatttcataaaacctcatTAAGTGTTATAGATTTacgtttttagattttatcttCAAGGATTTGGCGGTAAGGCCAAATagagaagaaggaaagttTTCAAGGCGAGAAGCTACATGCGTTTaaagttttagtttaaattgtAAACTTTTGGTTAAACGTTGCATTGTATTCTATGTATAAAATGCTTATGTATAAAATGCTTGTTGTTaatgaagtttaattttgatttatgatttaacaTCTAAAACATGTTTTAATGTAATTGTCGTTCAAGTTGACTTTTGTTGCGTTTTGATTTTCGCTTGGTAGTGTAAACAGGAGTTGAGGTTGAACTAAGTGATAAGACCAATTCCAAAGTTTTAAGCTAAATCGTATCATATTCACATTATTTCCTACGTTTTGGTTGTTTTGTAGATTGTGGTGTGacaacaacaattttataaaataagttttcatAAACAGTTTAACATAAAAGTGACgcttaaataacatttatcaataaacaGTCATTTCATAACATGATACTTGAAACAATGAACTTTTTGCATAGCTTTTGGAAGACATGATCCATAACCACAAGCAGTTAAAACTCTTCATTCTAGGACAAAACTGTCGATAGGAAACAACTTTTACTGTAATCCTCCTCTTTTAAGACTTGCTATAGCCTTTCTGATAGCCCATGAACTATAGGCTCATCAACCCTACCATTAGTATAGAGTTAACCACATGTATACAATAGGTCTCGCATATTCCAGctaggataaaaaaaattgaaaatcttgaaacatttcttttgctttcatAGTTCATCAATAAATCATTCAAACATAGCATAGCTTGAGAAATCAGTTCAATAATCATTTATCATAAAACATAACTTTGAACAATAACTTGAAAatcatgttttataaataaattttaaatcaatatatcACTCACTGTACTTGAGTTGATCTTTAGTCGAGAATATCCTTCAGAGTCTCATTCATCTgaaaaatccaaattaaattcttaattaatctcttgataaaaaaaaaaattccaaaatttccttaaaattccaaaaaatagcaaaacagcTCAAAACAGTCCAAAATGGACTTCTGACACTCAATGGCATAGTGGTTAAGCTTGGCATGGCCTGGGGGGTCTTGGTGTGTGCTAACCTCATTGAGGGATGTAGTGCTGACTAGACATAAATGATATGTGTGAAAGAATGTATTGGTAAGGTCGTCAAAATCAAGCAATAATATGTTAacaaatgaaatgaaactTGCTAAGGGTAGGATGCTTACCAAAATTTACCTTgacaaaaagtattttaaaatttatccttACATTTTACTGTACCTCGATAGTAAGTAGGGAGTCGAACTCAAGGGAATGGtcgcaattttttttttcttgaaatcacaccttgaaagaaaagttcagtagaaaaagaaaaacataaaagaaattatcgagaatatgaatttgtgacctaaaattaagaaaatatgcaAATTCAATCCACATCAAATGGTAGAAAGTAAGTTCTATGAGAAAAATGAGGTGATGAACAATGGGCGCTATTCAATTCTTgtcatcaaattaaaagaaatatgaatgacTTTTGGTTTAAAAGGAGATTGTTGGTCAATCAACTTGGTTGATTGTTGCAAGAGCAAGAGATAATCACACACAAACATTTATTGTATATTCTTGCAACAACAACTCATGCCCAATTGttgttcttttaaagaaatcaaagtaTCTTTCATaccttttaaaagtaaattggaattatgatttaattgaATGTAATTGTGCACATAAAATTGGTagaattaaattcataatttgtgGAGAACAAGGATGATTTACGGAAgcattaagaaaatgaatgttcAAGATTTGACATGTTTGATTAGAAGCAAGAAACAGTTTGAGAATTGTTGTAGATAAAGATATATAGAGGGAATTAGGGTTTTATATAGAGAAGAAATCCAATAACCTCTCACAAGGTTCCAACTTGTAACCTTTGGGACGCGTACGCAAAGAGATTGACAGAAAAGTTGGTGAAGTTATTgactattttgaaataatctaaaaattgTTGCATCTCGTGTAGTTCGAAATAGTGACTTGGAGGTTGATTGGGCGATTGGCAGGCTGACGCGTGTCGAGgtcttcttcattttattacCAAAACGCccttgatatttaatttataacgGGCTTAAGTTATTGTaattagaaataatatttaatcttactttaaaattattccaGTTCACCTTATTTTGTCAACTTTATCAATTAAGAAACTGTAAAGATTGTTTTATGTGTGTTTTGTCACAAACACTCCATAATTTCGAAATAGTTTGTAGAACAATTATCctatataaatgtataaagTGGGGAAAAATAACCAAACCTGAACGTTTATAATATACAACTTTTAATCTGAGACGTGATCTTcgagataaaataaagattacgcccgaaaagaaaattctaacACTTTTCTTCACCACTCACTACATGCCAAAGTATGCATACATCATCAATAGATTAAGTAGTTTTAATTGAACAACATATAACTTTGTTATTGCCAACATgaattgattaatatttaCCAAATCCTGGAAGGATATGAACAATGCAGACGTAAGCCAATTACAATTAAAGTTAATGATAAATTAACTTCATTCCCTTGGAGTACTATATGCTATAAAACCaatcaaaacacaaaacatCATCTCTCTCTTCACCACCACCTCCATTATTATTGATACAAACTTCTCTCAACCCTTTTTACCATACCAAGTCATAACCATGACCCAAGACGGCCAAGTGGTGGTCGTCATGGTGCCACTGGCGGCACAGGGTCATCTCAATCAGCTCCTCCACCTCTCCCGCCTCATCTCGGCTCGCAACATCCCCGTCCACTACATCGGTGCCACCAACCACAACCGCCAAGCCAAGCTCCGCATCCATGGATGGGATCCATCGGCACTCGCCAACCTCCATTTCCACGACTTCTCCATCCCTCCTATTCCATGTCCTCCGCCCGACCCCGCGGCAGAGACCAAGTTCCCTGCCCACCTCATCCCTTCATTTCAAACCGCAGCGATCCACCTTCGGGGCCCTCTCGAAAATCTCTTACACTCCCTCTCTCCCCATGCAAGAAGAATCGTTGTGATTCATGATTCCCTAATGGCCTCAACCGTTGAAGATATTGACTCCATACCAAATGCTGAGTCTTACAATTTCCATAGTGTGTCAGCCTTTGCAATGGCAATTTATGAACTTGAACAAGAAGATCAACAAACAAAAGGCATGGAAACGTCCATAATAAAGGATCTTGATATTCCATCTCTTGATGGGTGTTTCACTCAAGAGTTTTGGGAGTTTGTGGAATTGCAATTTGGAGTTCCAAGAAAGTTCTCTGGGAATCTCTACAACACTTGCAAGACTATTGAAGAGCCATATTTAGAGATTCTTCAAAGAATCAACCATGAGACTAAGCATTGGGCTATTGGTCCATTTAATCCTTTGGAATTGAGCTCATCAAGCCACAATATTCACCCTTGCTTGGAGTGGTTGGATCAACAAGAGGCTAACTCTGTGGTCTATGTTTCCTTTGGGACTACCACCGCCTTGGAAGACGAGCAAATCGCTGAAATAGCACGTAAGGATGTACTTGAGAAATTAAACTACATTTTTAGTTGTATATATACTTCtgttttaatataaatgttgTTATTAATACAATtgcattttattcttttcttaacATCTAGATTTAGAGTTAAAAGATACTTGTATGgtataactatttttatttgtgatcatagatttgaaatttcatgtttgtttggaaaccatttgtttttttatttttatttttagcatGTATGTAAACAACcaagtgaaaaaaattgaagacagAAGTAGTATCGGTAAGGTTAATTTTGaatcgaaaacaaaaacaaaataatttctaaGCCGggcttaattattttggtagGTTTGTTATTAAACTAGAGTTGGTATTATGTATTCCTCGATCTTATCAAACCTTTATTTATGTTGATTAATTCTGTATGTAGAAGTACCTTCGTTCCTATCAATTTAGAATGTTGAATTtgtattcttattttttgaattcggttatttcaataatttagttttggaggttttaaaatattacaacgTTTACTCTTCatatttaagttatatttaatCTTGAGGTTTCACAATATGACAACTTCACTCCTCCTATTTAAGTTATGCTTCAATGAAGTTGAGAGGttttaagattaatttttaCCTCCCATTTGTCACTTAAATATTACCTTTTCGATTTTTTGTGTTAATCTCTATtaactatttagaaaaataatttaaatttaacgtGGTGAAAcgacttaattaattataattattttaaaataacgtGAAGAGAtcatatattacaattatgaACAAAACGGGAAAATCATGACAACCTCTTATCTCTCTTCTCCCTTtcctttatattttcattattattactgtTGTAGGTGGATTGGAAAGAAGTGAGCAGAAGTTCATATGGGTGTTAAGAGATGCAGACAAAGGAGATATCTTCAATGGAGAAGTTAGAAAATCTGAGCTACCAGAAGGCTTTGAAAAACGAGTGAAAACGGAAGGGAAAGGGCTGGTGGTCCGAGACTGGGCACCACAGTTAGCCATTCTAAGCCATGGTTCGACAGGAGGGTTCGTGAGTCATTGCGGGTGGAACTCGTGCATGGAGGCCATAACCATGGGGGTTCCAATGGTAGCGTGGCCGATGCACTCTGACCAGCCGAGAAATTCTGTGCTGATGACGGAGGTGCTCCGAGTCGGTTTGCTGATAAGGGAATGGAGTCAGCGAGATAAGCTTGTAATGGCAACAACAATTGAAAACGCAGTGAGAAAGCTTATGGCATCAGAGGAAGGTCATGGGATGAGGAAGACGGTGGAGGAGCTCGCCGTTGTCATGCGACAATCGGTGGAAGAGAATGGAGTGTCTCGAGAGGAGTTtgattctttcatttctcataTTACAAGAGACGtttaataaaggaaaatagTTAAACTGACCTGTTTCAGACCTTTTCCTAGCAGTACTACAAAACTTCTATTacatgcttttaaattttattgttttaaaatatagcatttttaaacttttaaactttttcttttcataataattttaaaatatatgtcaTCATACATCTTTCACCATATAACTCTTTACTATTCTAGGTTGGAATCCAAATTTCTAGGTAAAACTATTACAGGTTGGAATCCATGATGTCATTTATTAAGACgctgttttttttataattgatttatatttaataaatttaaaaaataattaaaaatttaaaaaaaaaatctcaaccCTACAAACTCCACCAAAGAGTGCTGAGTACTAAGCACAACTCAATTagcatataaatatattagttaCCACGAAACCTATTGTTTGAATCCTTTTATCCTCAATTCTACTTAGAAAAACTCTACAATAGAAATAagataaacaaattaaagaacctaagagaagaagagatatAATTTGGAGAATggcaaaacaacaaaaagtaTGAGAATATCACCAAACAAActataaaccctaaacaaagaagaaatggCATAAAAGAGCATAAGAAACaacacaaaaaccaaaaacaaccCACTGAAAACTAGACTGAGGCCAACTAAAACATTCAAAAGGGGTAccaaaagaattgaaaaaccaaacaCTAAATAACAAGCTTTCATGAGTTCCCAACATTGTTTTCAACTGAATTTGTGGAaacaattttccaaaaactCGAGACCACATGTTTTGATAAAAGGTGCAAATTTGTTGGGCAATGAGTAAGGAGGACGAGGAATCTCATTTGTCACGTTCTTGAAATAGCGAAAGTAGATCTAGATTCTTCAACCACTAAACTTTTACCAAACGGTGAACGTCGAGACTAGATATACACGATACTTTCCCATTTAccataagaaatgaaatttgaggctaaagaaaactaatttgttattccaaaaatatattaattatcaaacatgATACTTGTAAAGCAATAcgataatttttctttactaggatgatttttttctttctaggaATGCTGAATGAAAACAAATCGAGCTgcacataaaaagaaaaattgcagtCAGTTTGCAAAACGGGAAAGCTTTTATAATGTAATAATACAAAACCCTCAAAGACACCCAATGCTCAAGATCACTACATATTCTCatgataaaacaaataaatcatatCGCATTGAACATTTAGGACAGAGGTAGGTAAGAAGCTattatctatttctttttccttcctttctttttgtctCTTTTACTTCGAAGTTTTGGCCTTCCCCTCTGTTTTGCAACTTTCTTGAATAGCTTCTTTTTGGTAATTGGCAGGTTATGCTTCTTATCCTTTCCAAGCAACTGAGCTGTTACTGTTGCTGTCTGTGGCTTGTCAATTGGATCGATTTCGTCTTCCCGAGATACCTCACTTGTTGTCACAGTGACTTTG
This is a stretch of genomic DNA from Cucumis sativus cultivar 9930 chromosome 4, Cucumber_9930_V3, whole genome shotgun sequence. It encodes these proteins:
- the LOC101210715 gene encoding zeatin O-glucosyltransferase; the protein is MTQDGQVVVVMVPLAAQGHLNQLLHLSRLISARNIPVHYIGATNHNRQAKLRIHGWDPSALANLHFHDFSIPPIPCPPPDPAAETKFPAHLIPSFQTAAIHLRGPLENLLHSLSPHARRIVVIHDSLMASTVEDIDSIPNAESYNFHSVSAFAMAIYELEQEDQQTKGMETSIIKDLDIPSLDGCFTQEFWEFVELQFGVPRKFSGNLYNTCKTIEEPYLEILQRINHETKHWAIGPFNPLELSSSSHNIHPCLEWLDQQEANSVVYVSFGTTTALEDEQIAEIARGLERSEQKFIWVLRDADKGDIFNGEVRKSELPEGFEKRVKTEGKGLVVRDWAPQLAILSHGSTGGFVSHCGWNSCMEAITMGVPMVAWPMHSDQPRNSVLMTEVLRVGLLIREWSQRDKLVMATTIENAVRKLMASEEGHGMRKTVEELAVVMRQSVEENGVSREEFDSFISHITRDV